A genomic stretch from Salvelinus alpinus chromosome 38, SLU_Salpinus.1, whole genome shotgun sequence includes:
- the LOC139566509 gene encoding basic helix-loop-helix transcription factor scleraxis-like codes for MKSTGSEQGATPDGFPSDLDELDSGSEESSDNKSTSGGCSPQGECREGARQREGGYSSRLPGVSKQRQAANARERDRTHSVNTAFTALRTLIPTEPADRKLSKIETLRLASSYISHLANVLLLGDECLDGQPCLRYHSILQSSTNINSSSPPLRPICTFCLSNQRKTLRDGEKHTAI; via the exons ATGAAGTCCACAGGGAGCGAACAGGGTGCCACGCCGGACGGTTTCCCCTCCGACCTGGACGAGCTGGATAGTGGAAGCGAGGAGAGCTCCGACAACAAGTCGACGAGCGGTGGCTGTAGcccccagggagagtgccgggaGGGAGCcaggcagagggagggggggtacAGCAGCCGTCTGCCGGGCGTTAGCAAACAGAGACAGGCAGCCAACGCGCGGGAACGGGACAGGACCCACAGCGTGAACACGGCGTTCACCGCGCTGCGCACCCTCATCCCCACAGAACCGGCAGACAGGAAACTGTCCAAGATCGAGACGCTGCGCCTGGCGTCCAGCTACATCTCCCACCTTGCCAACGTGCTGCTGCTGGGGGACGAGTGTTTGGACGGGCAGCCCTGTCTCAGGTACCACAGCATCTTGCAGAGCAGCACCAACATCAACAGCAGCAGCCCCCCCCTCAGGCCCATATGCACTTTCTGTCTCAGTAACCAGAGGAAAACG CTCAGAGATGGAGAAAAGCACACAGCCATCTGA